A genomic window from Salvia splendens isolate huo1 chromosome 11, SspV2, whole genome shotgun sequence includes:
- the LOC121754770 gene encoding agglutinin-2-like, whose protein sequence is MATSFQTLIPLLATIALLLTAAEAQRPRPPPRRTSFTFTFNGSRPSELTFQGDAYFPPGATRLRLTKTDVFGNAQLNTAGRVLYSNPIRFLEGRRRRVRASFESNVRFVITPNRGDTNPPADGLVFFLAPVNSTPDASGGSFGVFDLTGNKASVFAVEFDIFSNEWDPSFRHVGIDIQSRVSSNVTAVDDAILGQEVSARIDYNAATNLIRVNGSVGAKGFEVSYVYDLSTILPEQVQAGISAATGGLAAVHDVVAWSFSSTMRRRRPNSDEHI, encoded by the coding sequence ATGGCTACTTCCTTCCAAACCCTAATTCCTCTCCTTGCCACCATAGCTTTGCTCCTCACGGCGGCGGAAGCTCAGCGACCTCGTCCGCCTCCCAGAAGGACCTCCTTCACTTTCACCTTCAACGGCTCGCGGCCATCGGAACTCACCTTCCAAGGCGACGCCTACTTCCCTCCGGGAGCGACCCGCCTTCGCCTCACCAAAACCGACGTTTTCGGAAACGCACAGCTGAACACCGCCGGCCGAGTCTTGTACTCCAACCCCATCAGATTCTTGGAAGGGAGGCGGCGGCGGGTGAGAGCCAGCTTCGAATCCAACGTGAGATTCGTCATCACGCCCAACCGAGGCGACACCAATCCGCCGGCCGATGGCCTCGTATTTTTCCTCGCCCCCGTAAACTCCACCCCCGATGCAAGCGGCGGGAGCTTCGGGGTCTTCGATTTAACCGGAAATAAGGCGTCAGTTTTCGCGGTTGAGTTCGACATCTTCAGCAACGAATGGGATCCGAGTTTTCGCCACGTGGGGATCGACATTCAGTCTCGGGTTTCCAGCAACGTGACGGCGGTCGACGACGCGATATTGGGGCAGGAGGTGAGTGCCCGCATCGACTACAATGCGGCCACGAATTTGATTAGGGTTAACGGCAGCGTCGGTGCAAAGGGGTTTGAGGTCAGTTATGTGTACGATTTGAGCACTATTCTACCGGAACAAGTTCAGGCCGGAATCTCTGCCGCCACCGGAGGTTTGGCCGCCGTTCACGACGTCGTCGCGTGGTCTTTCAGTTCTACCATGCGGAGAAGAAGGCCTAATAGCGACGAGCACATTTGA